A portion of the Manihot esculenta cultivar AM560-2 chromosome 2, M.esculenta_v8, whole genome shotgun sequence genome contains these proteins:
- the LOC110605295 gene encoding zinc-finger homeodomain protein 6 — protein MELKGQDKETGMPSSLGYNLPHIDSSHKVPPASVISALGERKRDHLHQTAAPQTLEHHPLPLNLQHQSLEPTRESDVIPDPAPIAATGATSSTPTPSTSISRSPPPPPPAAASTIITTESISSVRYRECLRNHAASMGGLVVDGCGEFMPSGEEGTPEALKCAACECHRNFHRKEIDGEPPQCTPNCFYKNNNQRNTLALPQQLPTSLPPPQASLHHRYPHGFSITAPTIPTAPIMMTFGGGGGSVGAESSSEDLNIFQSNLQAARSMRPSSLKNKRFRTKFTQEQKDKMMEFAERLGWKIQKQDEQEVQQFCSRVGVKRKVFKVWMHNNKQSMKKKQM, from the coding sequence ATGGAACTGAAAGGCCAGGATAAGGAAACAGGGATGCCAAGCTCTCTGGGTTACAATCTACCTCATATAGATTCCTCCCATAAAGTTCCTCCTGCTTCTGTAATTTCAGCCCtcggagaaagaaaaagagatcaTCTTCATCAAACTGCTGCACCTCAAACCCTGGAACACCATCCTCTTCCACTGAATCTACAACATCAAAGTCTCGAGCCCACTAGAGAATCTGACGTAATCCCAGATCCAGCTCCAATTGCTGCCACAGGTGCAACCAGCTCAACACCAACTCCCAGTACATCCATTTCCCgatcaccaccaccaccaccaccagcagcagcaTCAACCATTATCACTACCGAATCAATATCATCAGTTAGATATCGAGAATGTCTGAGGAATCACGCAGCAAGCATGGGAGGATTAGTTGTCGATGGATGTGGAGAATTCATGCCAAGCGGCGAGGAGGGAACCCCAGAAGCCTTGAAATGCGCAGCTTGCGAATGCCATAGGAATTTCCATAGGAAAGAGATTGATGGAGAACCACCACAATGTACACCCAATTGTTTCTACAAAAACAATAACCAAAGAAATACATTAGCTCTTCCTCAACAACTCCCCACTTCACTTCCTCCACCCCAAGCTTCTCTTCATCATAGATACCCTCATGGGTTTTCTATAACCGCCCCCACTATCCCAACTGCACCCATAATGATGACCTTTGGTGGCGGAGGTGGCAGTGTTGGAGCGGAGTCATCAAGTGAAGATCTTAATATTTTCCAGTCAAATTTACAAGCCGCAAGATCTATGCGGCCATCTTCGTTGAAGAATAAGAGATTTAGAACAAAGTTTACCCAAGAACAGAAGGACAAGATGATGGAATTTGCAGAAAGATTGGGATGGAAGATCCAGAAACAAGATGAGCAAGAAGTGCAGCAATTTTGCTCGCGGGTAGGTGTAAAGAGAAAAGTTTTCAAGGTTTGGATGCACAACAATAAACAATCCATGAAGAAAAAGCAAATGTAA
- the LOC110609469 gene encoding alkylbase DNA glycosidase-like protein mag2, whose translation MGKPRTRSHSRSLVEPSSTPESAAAAAAAKVSLIPCSSSSKIPYRQRKIRKLSTTTTTGASSFPLYTVKSLSVKGEIDLALEHLRNSDPLLSTLIDTNKPPTFDSQSPPFLSLARSILYQQLAPNAAKSIYTRFLTLCGGETGVLPENVLSLSALQLREIGISGRKASYLHDLADNFRNGSLSDSSILEMNDDTLLTSLTAVKGIGVWSVHMFMIFSLHRPDVLPVGDLGVRKGVQNLYGLKELPQPLQMEQVCEKWRPYRSVGSWYMWRLMEAKSLANKVAKKS comes from the coding sequence ATGGGTAAGCCCAGAACTCGATCCCACTCTCGTTCTCTAGTAGAACCTTCCTCCACTCCAGAATCCGCTgccgccgccgccgccgcaAAGGTTTCTTTAATCCCCTGTTCTTCTTCCTCCAAAATCCCATACCGGCAACGGAAAATCCGAAAGCTTTCAACCACCACAACTACTGGTGCCAGCTCCTTTCCCCTGTATACTGTTAAATCATTATCGGTCAAAGGTGAGATCGACCTCGCCCTTGAACATTTGCGCAACTCAGATCCTCTCCTCTCAACTCTAATAGACACCAATAAGCCACCCACATTTGACTCCCAAAGTCCACCATTTTTATCTCTAGCAAGAAGCATCCTTTATCAACAACTCGCCCCTAATGCCGCCAAATCAATCTACACTAGATTCCTCACCCTATGTGGTGGCGAAACTGGGGTCCTGCCAGAGAACGTTTTATCGCTATCTGCCCTTCAGCTCCGAGAAATTGGAATTTCGGGTCGAAAAGCGAGCTACCTCCATGACCTAGCAGACAATTTCAGAAATGGGTCTTTATCAGATTCATCAATTCTTGAAATGAATGATGATACGCTTTTAACTAGCCTGACTGCGGTTAAGGGAATTGGGGTCTGGTCTGTGCACATGTTTATGATATTTTCGCTGCATAGGCCTGATGTTTTGCCGGTGGGTGATCTTGGTGTGAGGAAAGGAGTGCAGAATTTGTATGGGCTTAAGGAGTTGCCGCAGCCATTGCAAATGGAGCAAGTTTGTGAGAAATGGAGGCCTTACAGGTCTGTTGGGTCTTGGTATATGTGGAGGCTAATGGAAGCCAAGTCATTGGCTAATAAAGTGGCGAAAAAGTCCTAA
- the LOC110609467 gene encoding sugar transporter ERD6-like 6, whose translation MSSREEIDDGLRKPFLHTGSWYKMSSRQSSMMGSSTQFIRDGAVSVVLCVLIVALGPVQFGFTCGYSSPTQAEIISDLKLSISEFSVFGSLSNVGAMVGAIASGQIAEYIGRKGSLMIAAIPNVIGWLCISFAKDSSFLFMGRLLEGFGVGIISYTVPVYIAEISPQNLRGSLGAVNQLSVTLGIMLAYLLGLFVNWRLLAVLGTLPCIILIPGLFFIPESPRWLAKMGMTEDFEASLQVLRGFDTDISAEVSEIKMSVASSSKRTTIHFSDLRRRRYWFPLMVGIGLLMLQQLSGINGVLFYSSNIFESAGVTSSNLATVGVGIIQVLATGITTWLVDKAGRRILLIISTSGMTISLLLVAVAFYLEGIVSKNSHLYSIMGMMSLVGLVAMVIFFSLGLGAIPWLIMSEILPVNIKGLAGSVATLANWLTSWVVTMTANLLLSWNSGGTFTIYAVVTAFTVVFVTLWVPETKGRTLEEIQSSFR comes from the exons ATGAGTTCCAGGGAGGAGATCGATGATGGACTTAGGAAACCTTTTCTTCATACTGGTAGTTGGTATAAAATGAGCTCCAGACAGTCCAGCATGATGGGCTCCTCCACTCAGTTTATCCGCGATGGCGCTGTCTCCGTCGTCCTATGCGTCCTCATAGTGGCTTTGGGTCCTGTCCAATTCGGATTCACT TGTGGATATTCTTCGCCTACGCAAGCGGAAATCATCAGCGATCTTAAACTCTCAATTTCGGAG TTCTCTGTGTTTGGATCTTTATCGAATGTTGGCGCTATGGTTGGAGCTATTGCTAGTGGTCAGATTGCAGAGTACATTGGCCGCAAAGGG TCGCTCATGATTGCCGCAATCCCTAATGTAATTGGATGGTTATGCATATCATTTGCAAAA GATTCATCATTTTTATTCATGGGAAGGTTGTTGGAAGGATTTGGTGTTGGTATAATCTCATACACA GTGCCAGTGTATATTGCTGAGATATCACCTCAGAACTTGAGAGGAAGCCTTGGAGCTGTTAACCAG CTCTCAGTTACTCTTGGAATCATGCTGGCTTACCTATTAGGACTTTTTGTTAATTGGAGGCTGCTTGCAGTTTTAG GAACTTTGCCTTGCATAATATTAATACCTGGCTTGTTTTTCATACCCGAGTCTCCTCGATGGCTG GCCAAAATGGGGATGACAGAAGATTTTGAAGCCTCTTTGCAAGTCTTACGGGGATTTGATACAGATATCTCTGCTGAAGTGAGTGAAATTAAG ATGTCTGTAGCATCATCAAGCAAAAGAACAACAATACATTTTTCAGATCTCAGGCGAAGAAGATATTGGTTCCCTTTGATG GTAGGAATTGGATTACTCATGCTCCAACAGCTCAGCGGCATCAATGGGGTTTTATTCTATTCCAGTAATATCTTTGAAAGTGCTG GGGTTACCTCAAGTAATCtggctacagttggagttgggATTATTCAG GTTCTTGCCACTGGAATCACTACATGGTTGGTGGATAAAGCTGGACGCAGGATTCTTCTTATT ATATCTACTTCTGGAATGACTATTAGCTTGCTTCTTGTTGCAGTTGCCTTTTATTTAGAG GGCATTGTCTCAAAAAATTCCCATTTGTATAGCATTATGGGAATGATGTCACTTGTGGGGCTTGTG GCCATGGTAATTTTCTTCTCCCTTGGACTTGGAGCTATTCCTTGGCTTATAATGTCCGAG ATACTCCCGGTGAATATTAAGGGCCTTGCTGGCAGCGTGGCAACATTGGCAAATTGGCTGACATCCTGGGTGGTTACAATGACTGCAAACTTGCTGTTGAGTTGGAATAGTGGAG GCACTTTTACCATATATGCGGTGGTGACTGCTTTCACTGTTGTTTTTGTGACTCTATGGGTACCTGAAACCAAAGGAAGAACCCTGGAAGAAATACAATCATCCTTCAGATAA
- the LOC110609468 gene encoding putative aminoacrylate hydrolase RutD isoform X1, whose amino-acid sequence MVNLVAAQKPMLNWLMKMAGVEPHAVDIEPGTVMNFWVPVEAVKKQKPRKGEKTINTQTSLHLHKPTKPVVVLVHGFAAEGIVTWQFQVGALTKKYSVYIPDLLFFGGSITNKTDRSPTFQAETLVKGLKKLGVDKCTAVGFSYGGMVAFKMAELYPELVQAMVVSGSILAMTDSISNATLSSLGFKSSSELLLPTSVKGLKALLSVATYKKLWFPNRLHKDFLEVMFANREERAELLEGLIISNKDPTIPRFSQKIHLLWGEDDQIFKLQLAHNMKEQLGENATFQGIKKAGHLVHLERPCVYNRRLKQFLASLQGVEVHN is encoded by the exons ATGGTGAACCTCGTAGCAGCTCAGAAGCCCATGTTGAATTGGCTAATGAAAATGGCAGGAGTGGAACCTCACGCGGTGGACATCGAGCCAGGCACAGTCATGAACTTCTGGGTTCCAGTTGAGGCCGTTAAGAAACAGAAACCCAGGAAAGGTGAGAAAACCATTAACACTCAAACCTCCTTGCATTTGCATAAACCAACCAAACCTGTAGTGGTTCTAGTCCATGGCTTTGCTGCAGAGGGTATAGTCACTTGGCAGTTCCAAGTTGGTGCCTTAACCAAAAAATACTCGGTTTATATCCCTGACCTTCTCTTCTTCGGTGGCTCCATCACCAATAAAACCGACCGTTCACCAACTTTTCAAGCAGAAACATTGGTGAAGGGTCTGAAGAAGTTGGGAGTGGACAAGTGTACAGCGGTGGGGTTTAGCTATGGTGGTATGGTGGCATTTAAGATGGCTGAGTTGTACCCTGAGTTGGTTCAAGCCATGGTTGTGTCTGGCTCGATCTTGGCCATGACCGACTCAATCAGCAATGCTACATTGAGTAGTCTTGGGTTCAAATCTTCATCAGAGCTTTTGTTGCCAACTTCTGTTAAGGGTCTTAAAGCTCTTCTTTCGGTTGCTACTTACAAGAAGCTTTGGTTCCCAAATCGGCTTCACAAGGACTTCCTCGAG GTGATGTTCGCCAACAGGGAAGAGAGAGCTGAACTCCTCGAGGGATTAATAATCAGCAACAAAGACCCCACCATCCCCAGATTTTCTCAA AAGATACATCTCCTATGGGGTGAGGATGACCAAATCTTCAAGCTCCAACTCGCACACAACATGAAAGA GCAACTGGGAGAAAATGCAACATTTCAGGGAATAAAGAAGGCAGGTCACCTGGTTCACCTAGAGCGACCATGTGTCTACAATCGTCGTCTTAAACAATTCCTTGCTTCCCTGCAAGGCGTTGAAGTACATAATTGA
- the LOC110609468 gene encoding putative aminoacrylate hydrolase RutD isoform X2 produces MVNLVAAQKPMLNWLMKMAGVEPHAVDIEPGTVMNFWVPVEAVKKQKPRKGEKTINTQTSLHLHKPTKPVVVLVHGFAAEGIVTWQFQVGALTKKYSVYIPDLLFFGGSITNKTDRSPTFQAETLVKGLKKLGVDKCTAVGFSYGGMVAFKMAELYPELVQAMVVSGSILAMTDSISNATLSSLGFKSSSELLLPTSVKGLKALLSVATYKKLWFPNRLHKDFLEVMFANREERAELLEGLIISNKDPTIPRFSQKIHLLWGEDDQIFKLQLAHNMKDISSVDEQLY; encoded by the exons ATGGTGAACCTCGTAGCAGCTCAGAAGCCCATGTTGAATTGGCTAATGAAAATGGCAGGAGTGGAACCTCACGCGGTGGACATCGAGCCAGGCACAGTCATGAACTTCTGGGTTCCAGTTGAGGCCGTTAAGAAACAGAAACCCAGGAAAGGTGAGAAAACCATTAACACTCAAACCTCCTTGCATTTGCATAAACCAACCAAACCTGTAGTGGTTCTAGTCCATGGCTTTGCTGCAGAGGGTATAGTCACTTGGCAGTTCCAAGTTGGTGCCTTAACCAAAAAATACTCGGTTTATATCCCTGACCTTCTCTTCTTCGGTGGCTCCATCACCAATAAAACCGACCGTTCACCAACTTTTCAAGCAGAAACATTGGTGAAGGGTCTGAAGAAGTTGGGAGTGGACAAGTGTACAGCGGTGGGGTTTAGCTATGGTGGTATGGTGGCATTTAAGATGGCTGAGTTGTACCCTGAGTTGGTTCAAGCCATGGTTGTGTCTGGCTCGATCTTGGCCATGACCGACTCAATCAGCAATGCTACATTGAGTAGTCTTGGGTTCAAATCTTCATCAGAGCTTTTGTTGCCAACTTCTGTTAAGGGTCTTAAAGCTCTTCTTTCGGTTGCTACTTACAAGAAGCTTTGGTTCCCAAATCGGCTTCACAAGGACTTCCTCGAG GTGATGTTCGCCAACAGGGAAGAGAGAGCTGAACTCCTCGAGGGATTAATAATCAGCAACAAAGACCCCACCATCCCCAGATTTTCTCAA AAGATACATCTCCTATGGGGTGAGGATGACCAAATCTTCAAGCTCCAACTCGCACACAACATGAAAGA CATCTCCTCCGTAGACGAACAGCTTTATTGA
- the LOC110608738 gene encoding LOW QUALITY PROTEIN: GATA transcription factor 18-like (The sequence of the model RefSeq protein was modified relative to this genomic sequence to represent the inferred CDS: deleted 2 bases in 1 codon) translates to MMHRCCSSQGNMMGQCTCGLFHSQSNSFTMLFSMPNHNNSFDEADMYPFASSSSSVDCTLSLGTPSTRLSEDDDKRSRHERRPSSCMSNFCWDILQTNKTAPYASHAHKGSRGSNSSANSNSTNNDPLLARRCANCDTTSTPLWRNGPRGPKSLCNACGIRFKKEERRATAANAISNNNASASSPGTMDQHYAYQNNSWVQTQKMPCYSPANEFRFIEDSDRDSDTSIPFVSWRLNVADRPSLVHDFTR, encoded by the exons ATGATGCATAGGTGCTGTAGCTCTCAAGGGAATATGATGGGTCAATGTACATGTGGTCTGTTTCATAGCCAAAGCAACTCTTTCACCATGCTCTTTTCCATGCCAAACCACAACAATTCTTTCGATGAAGCAGACATGTATCCttttgcctcttcttcatcttcaGTTGATTGTACTCTCTCTTTAGGAACCCCATCCACTCGTTTAAGTGAAGATGATGACAAAAGAAGCCGCCATGAACGCCGCCCTAGTTCTTGCATGTCAAACTTCTGCTGGGATATTCTGCAAACCAATAAAACTGCTCCTTATGCTTCCCATGCCCATAAAGGTAGCCGTGGAAGCAATTCTAGTGCAAACAGTAACTCCACCAATAATGATCCTCTACTCGCTCGCCGCTGCGCCAATTGTGACACCACTTCAACTCCGCTTTGGAGAAACGGCCCAAGAGGCCCCAAG TCACTGTGCAATGCATGTGGAATTCGGTTcaagaaagaagagagaagagccACAGCTGCAAATGCAATCAGCAACAACAAT GCAAGTGCATCATCACCAGGAACAATGGACCAGCACTACGCTTATCAAAACAATTCATGGGTTCAAACCCAGAAAATGCCATGCTACTCTCCGGCCAATGAATTCAGGTTCATAGAAGACAGCGATCGAGATTCTGATACGAGCATTCCTTTCGTTTCTTGGAGACTCAACGTCGCAGACAGGCCAAGCCTTGTCCATGACTTTACGAGATAA